The Argentina anserina chromosome 3, drPotAnse1.1, whole genome shotgun sequence genome includes a region encoding these proteins:
- the LOC126787042 gene encoding protein FAR1-RELATED SEQUENCE 3-like → MTMLKAGDAQSLINMFKTKQIEDPMFFYTVQVDQDNRMTNFLWRDGKSKTDFDCFGDIVMFDTTYRTNKYNMICAPFVGVNQHWKNVLFGCAFLLDETTASFIWLFETFLEAMEGKKPKTIFIDRCQAMANAIEKVFPESRHRLCLWHISKNATHNISCLLQKSDFGELFRKFLFGCVTTDEFESTWNEIITKFTPSGSTWLETLYELRENGVHYSVKTHSLLEYYLHKEAEKMRSSELEETFRCNNGIPSKAAKSSGFKKQPGMVYTRKIYNLFESEFIASLAVKWEEVGSDGTVQKFELNEEGHKRVYTVQFNFDNMTVSCSCQMYESMGWLCRHALRVLNVKHITKIPAQYILKRWTKDAKKGVETNIMQQQVKMKSTVTLCRNSLIRKAYGIINKGAETSNGSDIALQMLMVAEELIEKYMEKLSLEGDVNERINKGSDPNTSSGSANKDEIPFQSVSFPLTNVYTPYTLYNENPTSMLPFPALNLTYPNMHQNPSARIATTNLNSQIPQHSQRTQMRRGYWGRAMVYEEEEEGDEAEDEEEDAAYKIIMKKASTIKDIRQEKEERKEEREQDAFTR, encoded by the exons ATGACCATGCTTAAAGCAGGAGATGCTCAAAGCTTGATCAATATGTTCAAGACAAAGCAAATTGAAGATCCCATGTTCTTCTACACTGTGCAAGTGGATCAAGATAATCGAATGACAAACTTTTTATGGAGAGACGGAAAGTCGAAAACCGATTTTGATTGCTTTGGTGACATAGTAATGTTTGATACCACCTACAGAACCAATAAATATAACATGATTTGTGCTCCTTTCGTTGGGGTTAACCAGCACTGGAAAAATGTGTTGTTCGGTTGTGCATTTTTGCTAGATGAAACAACTGCTTCGTTTATTTGGTTATTTGAGACATTCTTAGAAGCGATGGAAGGCAAAAAACCGAAGACTATTTTCATTGATCGATGTCAGGCAATGGCAAATGCAATTGAAAAGGTTTTCCCGGAGTCACGCCATCGGTTATGTTTGTGGCACATATCAAAGAATGCGACACATAATATTAGTTGTCTTTTACAAAAGTCTGATTTTGGTGAGCTTTTCCGAAAGTTTCTTTTCGGATGTGTGACAACAGATGAATTCGAGTCTACTTGGAATGAAATAATTACGAAGTTTACACCTTCAGGAAGCACATGGCTGGAGACACTTTATGAACTCCGTGAAAATGGTGTGCATTATTCAGTAAAGACACATTCTCTGCTGGAATACTATCTACACAAAGAA GCAGAAAAAATGCGTTCAAGCGAATTGGAGGAGACCTTTCGTTGCAATAATGGAATACCTTCTAAGGCAGCAAAAAGTAGCGGATTTAAGAAGCAACCTGGTATGGTCTACACTCGAAAAATTTACAATCTGTTTGAGTCTGAGTTTATTGCTAGCTTGGCAGTGAAATGGGAGGAAGTTGGAAGTGATGGAACTGTACAGAAATTTGAGCTTAATGAGGAGGGCCATAAGAGAGTGTACACTGTCCAAttcaattttgataatatGACCGTCTCTTGTAGTTGTCAGATGTATGAGTCTATGGGTTGGTTATGTCGCCATGCTTTGAGGGTATTAAATGTGAAACATATCACTAAAATTCCAGCACAATATATACTGAAGAGGTGGACAAAAGATGCAAAGAAAGGAGTAGAGACAAACATTATGCAACAACAAGTCAAAATGAAGTCTACAGTGACATTATGCAGGAATTCTTTAATACGAAAAGCTTACGGTATAATCAACAAGGGAGCAGAGACAAGTAATGGTAGCGACATTGCATTGCAAATGTTGATGGTAGCAGAAGAGTTAATTGAAAAATATATGGAGAAATTATCTTTGGAAGGAGATGTCAATGAAAGAATCAATAAGGGTTCAGATCCTAATACTTCCAGCGGTAGTGCTAACAAGGACGAAATT CCATTTCAGAGTGTGAGTTTCCCACTCACTAATGTTTACACTCCTTACACACTATATAATGAG AATCCTACTTCTATGTTACCATTTCCTGCACTGAATTTAACATATCCAAATATGCATCAA AATCCATCAGCAAGGATTGCTACAACCAATTTAAATAGTCAAATTCCTCAACATAGTCAG AGAACCCAGATGAGGAGAGGATACTGGGGTCGGGCAATGGTAtatgaggaagaggaagaaggcgACGAAGCagaggatgaggaagaagatgcgGCTTATAAGATCATTATGAAAAAAGCTTCGACGATTAAAGATATTCGTCAAGAGaaagaggaaagaaaagaggaaAGGGAGCAAGATGCTTTTACCAGGTGA
- the LOC126786288 gene encoding protein LIGHT-DEPENDENT SHORT HYPOCOTYLS 10-like, translated as MSSNKGKDVVEASSSSANNSASGDDPHQTQKQQPPAQLSRYESQKRRDWNTFGQYLRNQRPPVALSQSNSNHVLNFLRYLDQFGKTKVHLQGCVFFGQPEPPGPCTCPLRQAWGSLDALIGRLRAAYEENGGLPETNPFASGAIRVYLREVRDSQAKARGIPYKKKKKKRNLIKANHDHTSNPNFTTMQQRS; from the coding sequence ATGTCGAGCAACAAAGGAAAAGATGTCGTAGAagcatcatcttcttctgctAACAATTCTGCTTCTGGCGATGATCCTCATCAAACGCAGAAGCAGCAGCCACCGGCTCAGCTGAGCCGGTACGAGTCACAGAAGAGGAGGGATTGGAACACCTTCGGGCAGTACTTGAGGAACCAGAGACCCCCGGTAGCTCTTTCGCAGAGCAACTCCAACCATGTCCTAAATTTCCTGAGGTACTTGGATCAATTTGGGAAGACCAAGGTGCACTTACAAGGGTGTGTGTTCTTCGGGCAGCCTGAACCTCCTGGACCTTGCACCTGTCCGCTTAGGCAAGCTTGGGGCAGCCTAGATGCACTGATCGGACGCCTCAGAGCTGCTTATGAGGAGAATGGTGGGTTGCCTGAAACAAACCCCTTTGCAAGTGGAGCTATCAGAGTGTACCTGCGTGAAGTGAGAGACTCTCAGGCCAAGGCAAGAGGGATTCCgtacaagaagaagaaaaagaagaggaatCTGATCAAGGCCAACCATGATCACACTAGTAATCCAAACTTCACCACCATGCAGCAGCGATCTTAA
- the LOC126786287 gene encoding uncharacterized protein LOC126786287 — translation MTEPIFDETKDVEERKELEVEDPELYRLLVPNAEYLPLIPTSAIESNFVSYFAPDFMKPGHDQYVYRHPNGLCVIGLAATHVSFKEEGGVTAIDFNVGKSDRSGLKVTGKRKKNAQHLESNSALCKVCTKDATYIVRCCVKGSLLEVNDRLIKQPELLNTAADREGYIAIIMPKPADWLKIKDSLLGLEEYKKLREVL, via the exons ATGACAGAACCAATCTTTGATGAGACAAAAGATgtagaagaaagaaaggagCTAGAAGTGGAAGACCCGGAGCTGTATAGGCTTCTGGTACCCAATGCCGAATACCTTCCACTCATCCCTACCTCAGCTATCGAATCCAACTTTGTTTCTTATTTTGCTCCAG ATTTTATGAAACCAGGCCATGACCAATATGTTTATCGCCATCCCAATGG GTTGTGTGTGATTGGTTTGGCTGCAACACATGTGTCTTTTAAAGAAGAAGGGGGTGTCACAGCTATTGATTTCAATGTTGGAAAATCAGATCGTAGTGGGCTTAAGGTTACTGGAAAGCGCAAGAAG AATGCCCAGCACTTGGAGTCCAACTCAGCTTTGTGTAAAGTATGCACCAAGGATGCAACCTATATTGTGAG GTGTTGTGTAAAAGGCTCTCTATTGGAAGTGAATGATAGATTAATCAAGCAGCCAGAATTGCTAAATACAGCG GCAGATAGAGAAGGATATATTGCCATCATCATGCCAAAACCAGCAGATTGGCTCAAAATAAAGGATTCCTTGTTGGGTCTTGAAGAGTACAAAAAGCTGAGAGAAGTTCTTTAA
- the LOC126786272 gene encoding EP1-like glycoprotein 2, with amino-acid sequence MATIVSHAPCLLLLFLLYCCFFATPSQAQVTANQTFIFVNQGELGDRIVEFGGSYRVIQTKAQTFYTHPFRLCFYNTTPDSYIFAIRMGVPNDEGLMRWVWDANRNHPVREKATLSLGRDGNLILADADGTVSWQTNTANKGVTGIKLLPNGNLVLHDKNGRFVWQSFDYPHDTLLVGQSIKNITGHNKLISRKSDADGSDGTYSLILDRSGFTMYLNNSGQLLTYGGWTETNFGTNVTFGFDTTIGFDDVIAYELVLNGNPDPEAQPQNRRRLLQTRPIGSSQSLILNQLRYDAKYSFLRLGSDGSLKAYTYYNEVSDQKWDESFSFFSSYFVRECALPSKCGSYGYCSKGMCVACPSPKGLLGWSKACAPPKLAACKSGAKANYYKIGAVEHFLSPYLDGGDGPIKVEECRAKCDKDCKCLGFFYRETSSKCLLAPVLGTLIKEVNTSVGYIKYGI; translated from the coding sequence ATGGCAACCATAGTTTCTCATGCACCTTGTCTCCTACTTCTCTTCCTTCTCTACTGCTGCTTCTTTGCCACTCCCTCCCAAGCCCAAGTCACTGCAAACCAAACATTCATCTTTGTCAACCAAGGAGAGCTTGGAGACCGGATAGTCGAGTTCGGAGGTAGCTACCGAGTGATCCAAACTAAAGCTCAGACCTTCTATACACATCCCTTCAGACTATGCTTCTACAACACTACCCCGGACTCTTACATATTTGCCATAAGAATGGGGGTTCCCAATGATGAGGGCCTCATGCGGTGGGTCTGGGATGCAAACCGGAACCACCCAGTGCGCGAGAAGGCCACCCTCTCTCTTGGCCGGGATGGGAACTTGATCCTCGCCGACGCAGATGGGACTGTTTCTTGGCAAACAAACACGGCCAACAAAGGTGTCACGGGAATAAAGCTGCTTCCAAATGGTAACTTGGTTCTTCACGACAAGAATGGAAGATTTGTATGGCAAAGCTTTGACTACCCTCATGATACTCTTCTAGTGGGGCAGTCGATCAAAAACATTACTGGTCATAACAAGCTTATCAGTAGAAAATCCGACGCGGATGGCTCTGATGGAACATACAGTCTTATTCTTGATCGAAGTGGTTTCACTATGTACTTGAATAACTCCGGCCAGCTTCTTACATATGGTGGCTGGACAGAAACTAACTTCGGAACCAATGTAACATTTGGCTTTGACACTACAATTGGTTTTGATGATGTCATAGCGTACGAGCTTGTGCTCAACGGGAACCCAGACCCTGAAGCTCAACCACAAAACCGCCGCCGCCTCCTACAAACCCGTCCTATTGGCAGTTCTCAGAGTCTCATCCTCAACCAGCTCCGCTATGATGCCAAGTACTCATTCTTAAGACTTGGATCAGACGGCAGTCTCAAGGCCTATACTTACTACAACGAAGTCAGCGACCAGAAGTGGGATGAGAGTTTCTCATTCTTTTCCAGTTATTTCGTCAGGGAATGTGCATTGCCATCAAAATGTGGATCTTATGGGTACTGTAGCAAAGGCATGTGCGTGGCATGCCCAAGTCCAAAAGGGCTTCTAGGTTGGAGCAAGGCATGCGCGCCACCGAAGTTGGCAGCATGTAAGAGCGGAGCAAAGGCAAACTACTATAAGATTGGAGCTGTTGAGCACTTTTTGAGTCCCTAtttggacggtggagatggacCAATAAAGGTTGAAGAATGTAGAGCCAAGTGTGATAAAGATTGCAAGTGTTTAGGGTTCTTTTACAGGGAAACCAGCTCAAAGTGTCTGCTAGCACCAGTGCTTGGGACTCTTATTAAGGAGGTGAATACTTCGGTTGGTTACATCAAGTATGGAATCTAG
- the LOC126786277 gene encoding epidermis-specific secreted glycoprotein EP1-like gives MSLFFLFLFSLFAFVAQAQIPANETFEYVNSGEFGPYIQEYDASYRVLDLFTSPFQLLFYNTTPNDFTLALRMGLRRSESSYHWVWEANRGNPVGENATFTLGTNGNIVLADGDGRVAWQSNTANKGAVHFELLSTGNMVLYNSKGKPIWQSFDSPTDTLVVGQSLGAGAASKLVSRASETENKDGTYSLVLEPKGLALYYNSKNSPKPLLYYTTSKRFGLPKGSSLHRITLNAAAVEEGHAYDLSLEYQLGNSTSSGNLILARPKYNSTSTCLRLGIDGNLNLYTYDKNLRYGAWETTFTLFDKESGVSENGCELPERCGKFGLCENNQCVGCPSSKGILGWSESCEPEKLTSCGSKSFRYYKIEGVDHFLSKYTSGEALKELDCSNKCALDCKCLGFFYNRDESRCWIAHELKTLTKVDKSSHVGFIKAPNR, from the coding sequence ATGTCCTTGTTCTTTCTATTCCTTTTCTCACTCTTTGCTTTCGTTGCTCAAGCTCAGATTCCCGCAAATGAAACTTTCGAATATGTCAATTCAGGAGAATTCGGCCCTTATATACAAGAATACGATGCATCCTATCGTGTGTTAGATCTCTTTACCTCCCCTTTTCAGCTTCTTTTCTACAACACCACTCCCAACGATTTCACTCTTGCTCTGCGCATGGGTTTGAGGAGATCTGAATCAAGCTATCATTGGGTTTGGGAGGCCAACCGGGGAAACCCAGTTGGCGAAAACGCAACCTTCACTCTTGGAACCAATGGAAACATTGTCTTGGCCGATGGTGATGGTCGGGTGGCTTGGCAAAGCAACACTGCGAACAAAGGGGCGGTACACTTCGAGTTGCTTTCAACCGGAAACATGGTTCTTTACAACTCAAAGGGCAagcctatttggcaaagcttcGACTCCCCTACAGACACTCTTGTAGTAGGTCAATCACTCGGTGCCGGAGCTGCAAGCAAGCTAGTGAGTCGAGCCTCCGAGACTGAAAACAAAGACGGGACTTATAGCTTGGTGTTGGAGCCAAAAGGTTTAGCTCTGTACTACAACAGCAAGAACTCTCCAAAGCCATTACTCTACTACACAACCTCGAAAAGGTTTGGTTTACCAAAGGGTTCATCATTACACCGCATTACACTGAACGCTGCTGCGGTAGAAGAGGGTCATGCTTATGACCTATCCTTGGAATACCAACTGGGAAACTCTACCTCCAGTGGAAATCTCATTCTAGCTCGACCAAAATACAATAGCACATCGACATGCCTTAGGCTTGGAATTGATGGAAATCTCAATCTTTACACTTACGACAAGAACTTGCGTTATGGTGCGTGGGAGACGACATTCACTCTCTTTGATAAAGAGTCGGGAGTATCTGAAAACGGGTGCGAATTGCCAGAGCGATGTGGGAAGTTCGGTCTCTGTGAGAATAACCAATGTGTTGGTTGCCCATCGTCTAAGGGAATTCTGGGTTGGAGTGAGAGCTGTGAGCCTGAGAAGCTTACGTCTTGTGGGTCAAAGAGCTTCCGCTACTACAAAATTGAAGGGGTTGATCACTTCTTGAGCAAGTACACTAGTGGGGAGGCTTTGAAGGAGcttgattgttccaacaagtGTGCCTTGGATTGCAAGTGTCTGGGTTTCTTTTACAACAGAGATGAATCAAGGTGCTGGATTGCTCATGAATTGAAGACTTTGACCAAAGTTGACAAATCCAGTCATGTTGGTTTCATCAAGGCACCTAATCGTTGA